Proteins from a single region of Verrucomicrobiota bacterium:
- a CDS encoding sugar-binding domain-containing protein gives MLGLAGLTSPAWAAGSEPVQFTRDFAPADGWVKPVEQPYRRELCLNGSWQFQPVALPLGFKRDTGEPPGLSAPTPGGWDSTRIKIPSPWNVNTWGGRRTAGEGTEHPYDPGALYFPSYPAAWDGVEMGWLRRSFRVPADWGDRRLVLRFEAVAGECQVLVNGQVAGTHFDKYLPFELDITRLVKRAEENELLVGVRAHALFNLRSARYPKMRAPYPCGSETERLTGIWQDVFLLGLPSVRVDEVFVKPLVDQDSLELEVTLRNASDRAQEVTVSGEIAPWQNLAGKDILSAPEPKWKLGGAAMTLPAIARSLPPGARTTLTLREKAGGRLQTWSPAAPNLYAAVLSVVQGGQTLDRQSTRFGWRQFKLSGNSLLLNGRPLQLVGDLLHPFGPYTLSRRYVWAWYQMIKDFGGNAVRPHAQIHPRHYLELADEMGLVVLDETALFGSSIQLNFEAPVAWQRFAEHYDGLVLRDRNHPSVVGWSFGNELFASSISTRFPGRIRIVGMRNWRSWAHVPVNWTRPANGFRAMAMRICAARCQCGASTSASVPRWIACLVSTSH, from the coding sequence GTGCTCGGGTTGGCCGGGTTGACCAGTCCGGCTTGGGCGGCGGGATCGGAACCCGTGCAATTCACGCGTGACTTTGCGCCGGCGGATGGTTGGGTAAAACCGGTGGAACAGCCGTATCGGCGGGAGCTTTGTCTGAACGGCAGTTGGCAGTTTCAGCCGGTCGCCTTGCCGCTGGGTTTTAAACGCGACACCGGCGAACCGCCCGGGTTGTCCGCGCCCACCCCCGGCGGTTGGGACTCGACCCGCATCAAAATTCCGTCCCCGTGGAACGTGAACACGTGGGGTGGCCGGCGGACGGCGGGTGAAGGCACGGAGCATCCCTACGATCCGGGGGCGCTGTATTTCCCCAGTTATCCCGCCGCTTGGGACGGTGTGGAGATGGGCTGGTTGCGGCGTTCGTTCCGAGTGCCGGCGGATTGGGGGGATCGCCGCCTCGTGTTGCGCTTTGAGGCGGTGGCCGGCGAATGCCAGGTGCTGGTCAACGGCCAGGTTGCGGGCACGCATTTCGACAAGTACCTCCCGTTTGAACTCGACATCACCCGGCTGGTCAAGCGGGCAGAGGAGAACGAGTTGCTCGTGGGGGTGCGCGCTCATGCGCTGTTCAATCTGCGAAGTGCGCGGTATCCCAAGATGCGCGCGCCGTACCCATGCGGATCGGAAACCGAGCGGTTGACCGGCATTTGGCAGGATGTGTTCCTGCTGGGGCTGCCGTCTGTCCGGGTGGATGAGGTGTTTGTCAAACCGTTGGTGGATCAGGATTCGTTGGAACTGGAAGTCACGTTGCGCAACGCTAGTGACCGCGCGCAGGAGGTAACCGTGAGCGGGGAAATTGCTCCGTGGCAGAACCTCGCTGGCAAAGACATTTTGTCCGCTCCCGAACCGAAATGGAAACTGGGCGGTGCGGCCATGACGCTGCCCGCGATCGCGCGCAGTCTTCCGCCGGGTGCCAGGACAACGCTGACGTTGCGGGAAAAAGCCGGTGGTCGGCTGCAAACCTGGTCGCCCGCCGCGCCGAATCTCTACGCCGCTGTATTATCAGTGGTCCAAGGCGGTCAGACGCTGGATCGCCAGTCCACCCGGTTTGGCTGGCGGCAGTTCAAGTTATCGGGGAATTCCCTGTTGCTCAATGGGCGTCCGCTCCAACTGGTGGGCGATCTGCTGCATCCCTTCGGGCCATACACCCTGTCACGCCGGTATGTATGGGCGTGGTACCAGATGATTAAGGATTTTGGCGGCAACGCCGTGCGCCCGCACGCCCAGATTCATCCGCGCCATTATCTGGAGCTTGCGGATGAGATGGGGCTGGTGGTGTTGGACGAAACCGCGCTGTTTGGCAGCTCCATCCAATTGAACTTCGAGGCCCCGGTGGCCTGGCAGCGGTTCGCCGAGCATTACGACGGTCTGGTCTTGCGCGACCGCAATCATCCCAGCGTGGTCGGTTGGAGCTTTGGGAACGAACTCTTCGCATCTTCAATCTCAACCAGGTTTCCCGGGAGGATACGGATCGTTGGTATGCGCAATTGGCGGAGCTGGGCGCACGTGCCCGTAAATTGGACCCGACCCGCGAATGGATTTCGTGCGATGGCGATGAGGATTTGCGCGGCACGTTGCCAGTGTGGAGCAAGCACTTCGGCCTCGGTACCCCGTTGGATCGCTTGCCTAGTCTCAACCAGCCACTGA
- a CDS encoding glycosyltransferase family 4 protein, whose product MAETLTIIHTEASDGWGGQEIRIFSEAGWFREQGHRVILITPAHAQLQQRAREAGFETFQLSFTKASQAGDFFRLGRILQQMRPHVLGTHSSTDSWVGMLAGRRQRVPVLLRYRHVSTPVKPNWLNRFFYRTLCHHTLTTGECIRQPLIETLGVDPLKVTSAPTGIEPPPFPSDRETARVSLCQELKLPPTSRFVGCVAVLRSWKGQALLMDAFQSVAARFPHHHLLLVGNGPGWPGLNEHRDSLTVRERILFTGHQADPWRYFRALDAALLPSTKNEGIPQSLLQAMFAGCPALGSRVGGIPEIIQHNATGLLFEPASAEAIATVLVQVLSQPEAAQARALKALEYVQQHHTRQRMGEQVLAVIQRQLAFKL is encoded by the coding sequence ATGGCTGAAACATTGACGATCATTCACACGGAAGCCTCGGACGGCTGGGGCGGACAGGAAATCCGGATTTTTAGCGAAGCCGGTTGGTTTCGCGAACAAGGTCATCGGGTAATCCTGATCACGCCTGCTCACGCGCAGCTCCAGCAGCGGGCGCGTGAGGCGGGGTTTGAAACCTTCCAACTGTCGTTCACGAAAGCCTCGCAAGCGGGAGATTTCTTTCGTCTGGGGCGCATCCTCCAACAGATGCGTCCGCACGTGCTTGGCACTCATAGTAGCACGGATAGTTGGGTGGGGATGCTGGCTGGACGCCGGCAACGGGTGCCGGTCTTGTTGCGCTACCGCCATGTGAGTACGCCGGTCAAACCCAACTGGCTAAACCGCTTTTTCTACCGCACCCTCTGTCATCACACGTTGACTACAGGGGAATGCATCCGCCAGCCCTTGATCGAAACCCTTGGCGTGGACCCCTTGAAGGTAACTTCCGCGCCCACTGGCATTGAGCCGCCGCCGTTCCCATCTGATCGTGAGACAGCGCGTGTGAGTCTCTGCCAGGAGTTGAAACTGCCGCCAACCAGCCGGTTTGTGGGGTGCGTGGCCGTGCTGCGCAGTTGGAAGGGGCAGGCCCTTTTGATGGACGCCTTTCAAAGTGTGGCGGCGCGTTTTCCCCACCACCATTTGTTGTTGGTGGGCAATGGGCCCGGCTGGCCGGGCTTGAATGAGCACCGTGATTCCCTGACGGTGCGCGAGCGAATACTGTTCACCGGGCACCAGGCTGATCCCTGGCGCTATTTCCGCGCCTTGGACGCTGCGCTTCTGCCCAGCACGAAAAATGAAGGTATCCCGCAATCGCTGTTACAGGCGATGTTTGCCGGTTGTCCGGCGTTGGGCAGTCGTGTGGGCGGAATTCCAGAAATCATCCAGCATAATGCCACCGGCCTGCTATTTGAACCGGCTTCCGCCGAGGCCATCGCGACCGTGTTGGTGCAGGTCTTGAGCCAGCCGGAAGCCGCCCAGGCACGCGCCCTCAAAGCCCTGGAATATGTGCAACAACATCACACCCGGCAGCGCATGGGCGAACAGGTGCTGGCGGTCATCCAGCGGCAACTGGCCTTCAAATTGTAA
- a CDS encoding ATP synthase F0 subunit C, whose product MLTPMLGEIAGNIHVGLAALGAAIGVGMIGAKASEAVGRNPGAFGKVLALAIIAIALAEAIVFYALFLATKAWPAQ is encoded by the coding sequence ATGTTGACACCAATGTTAGGCGAAATTGCCGGTAATATTCACGTCGGGTTGGCGGCGCTGGGCGCAGCCATCGGCGTAGGTATGATCGGTGCCAAGGCATCCGAAGCGGTGGGACGCAATCCCGGCGCGTTCGGCAAAGTCCTGGCCCTGGCCATTATTGCCATCGCCCTGGCGGAAGCCATTGTGTTCTACGCGCTGTTCCTGGCCACCAAGGCCTGGCCGGCGCAGTAA
- a CDS encoding F0F1 ATP synthase subunit delta, translated as MKITKQARRDAKQLFYDCKVNGLLDETRVRQVVTAVIAKKPRGYYGILTHFQRLVRLDVARRTALVESAIPLTPALQTSVTGNLTRVYGPGLSLAFATNPELIGGLRVKVGSDVYDGSIRARLAQLTENF; from the coding sequence ATGAAAATTACCAAACAAGCCCGTCGCGACGCCAAGCAGTTGTTTTATGACTGCAAAGTGAACGGCTTGCTGGATGAGACGCGTGTCCGGCAGGTGGTCACGGCGGTAATTGCCAAAAAGCCGCGTGGCTATTATGGCATCCTCACCCATTTCCAACGGTTGGTGCGACTGGATGTCGCACGCCGTACGGCCCTCGTCGAGAGCGCGATTCCGCTCACCCCTGCCCTGCAAACCAGCGTGACTGGCAACCTGACCCGAGTGTATGGCCCTGGCCTGAGTTTGGCGTTTGCCACCAACCCGGAATTGATCGGCGGGTTGCGGGTGAAGGTGGGCAGCGACGTCTATGACGGCAGCATCCGGGCCAGGTTGGCCCAATTGACCGAGAATTTCTGA
- a CDS encoding ATP synthase F0 subunit B, which produces MNGLFFANIVGDTAREFGVDWPHLIAQMISFSVVAFCLHRFAYKPILTTLADRKQRIAESLQNADKIKQELAKAEASRQEVLTQANTAANKMIEEARLQAAKVLEAETQKAIATANQIIVKAREANDVELARLKLELRREMVRLVAQTTAAVTSKILTAEDQQRLVEETNKQLAA; this is translated from the coding sequence ATGAACGGTTTATTTTTTGCCAACATAGTCGGGGATACCGCCCGGGAGTTTGGCGTGGATTGGCCGCACCTGATCGCGCAAATGATCAGTTTCTCGGTGGTGGCCTTCTGCCTGCACCGGTTTGCGTACAAACCCATCCTGACGACCCTGGCGGATCGCAAGCAGCGCATCGCCGAGAGTTTGCAGAACGCGGACAAGATCAAACAGGAACTGGCCAAGGCCGAGGCCTCCCGTCAAGAAGTCCTGACCCAGGCCAACACTGCGGCCAACAAAATGATTGAAGAGGCACGCCTGCAAGCCGCCAAGGTATTGGAGGCGGAGACTCAAAAGGCCATTGCCACCGCCAATCAGATCATCGTCAAGGCCCGCGAGGCCAACGATGTAGAACTGGCCCGGCTTAAACTGGAGTTGCGCCGCGAAATGGTCCGTTTGGTGGCCCAAACCACGGCCGCGGTCACCAGCAAAATCCTGACGGCGGAAGACCAACAGCGTCTCGTGGAGGAGACCAACAAACAATTGGCCGCCTGA
- the atpB gene encoding F0F1 ATP synthase subunit A — MGYLKKLMIGCWLLLPLTMLLAAAPTAHREGTAASVPTHSRSTAVHATDKAAPDSHTGEHHGLPLVAPRLQDSFISNSMLVTWVVALLVIFFAQRATRQMKAIPDGAQNFWEWMVESLHDLLESIIGPKMIQKSFWFFATIFIFILSCNWLGLLPGFGTIGWGHATEHGFQVTTPLLRGGNADLNMTLAMALLFFALWLVWSIQENGMVGFILHIFGPKGDMKGVLGFLMIFVFLFVGVLELVSIMFRPVSLTFRLFGNIYGGENMLEAMSNLIGGPAWAQFLGSSLIPIPFYFLEVLVGFVQALVFMLLTAVFTMLMCTHEEGHEKGSH; from the coding sequence ATGGGTTATTTAAAGAAACTAATGATCGGTTGCTGGTTGCTGTTGCCGCTGACAATGCTGTTGGCGGCGGCTCCGACCGCCCACCGGGAAGGGACGGCGGCGAGCGTCCCCACGCACTCCAGGAGCACGGCGGTCCACGCGACCGACAAGGCCGCACCTGACAGCCACACGGGAGAGCATCACGGGTTGCCGCTCGTCGCCCCGCGCCTTCAGGATTCGTTTATCTCCAATTCTATGCTGGTAACCTGGGTGGTGGCGCTGCTGGTGATCTTCTTCGCCCAACGGGCCACCCGCCAGATGAAGGCAATCCCGGACGGCGCGCAGAACTTCTGGGAGTGGATGGTGGAATCGCTGCACGACCTGCTGGAAAGCATCATCGGACCCAAGATGATCCAAAAAAGCTTCTGGTTCTTTGCCACGATCTTCATTTTCATTCTCTCCTGTAACTGGCTGGGCCTCCTGCCAGGTTTTGGCACCATTGGTTGGGGGCATGCCACCGAGCATGGTTTTCAGGTGACCACCCCGCTGCTGCGCGGTGGCAACGCCGATTTGAACATGACCTTGGCCATGGCGTTGCTTTTCTTCGCGCTCTGGCTGGTCTGGTCCATTCAGGAAAATGGCATGGTCGGGTTCATCCTCCATATTTTCGGTCCCAAGGGGGATATGAAGGGCGTGCTCGGATTCCTGATGATCTTTGTGTTTTTGTTTGTGGGCGTGCTGGAGCTGGTTTCTATCATGTTCCGCCCGGTCTCGCTCACCTTCCGCTTGTTCGGCAACATCTATGGAGGTGAAAACATGCTGGAGGCGATGTCGAACCTGATCGGCGGACCGGCTTGGGCGCAGTTTCTGGGCAGCAGCCTGATTCCGATTCCGTTTTATTTTCTGGAAGTGTTGGTGGGATTTGTGCAGGCCCTGGTCTTCATGTTGTTGACGGCGGTATTTACCATGCTGATGTGTACGCATGAGGAAGGGCATGAAAAAGGCAGTCATTAA